In Tiliqua scincoides isolate rTilSci1 chromosome 1, rTilSci1.hap2, whole genome shotgun sequence, the following are encoded in one genomic region:
- the ATG14 gene encoding beclin 1-associated autophagy-related key regulator — protein sequence MASPRGGGWPEPAWPRAGAAGEAEAGAEGLYVAVERCPLCNTTRRRLTCARCVRGGDFVFFDGRDSERFLEKKERLKHLKSKQNEFQSQLLKAMEGKWISDQLRWKIMSCKMRIEQLKQTICKENEEIERNSEWLLKVKDENQKLYRRAQRHQEKKEKIQRHNRKLGDLVEKRNYDLRSQHEHLANLRRSHVLELTSVIFPIEEVKIGMRDPADVFSESDNAMTSSTVSKLAEARRTTYLSGRWVCDDHNGDTSISIAGPWITLPNNGDYSAYYNWVEEKKTTQGPDMEHNNPAYTISAALCYATQLVNILSHILDVNLPKKLYNSEFCGENLSRKKFTWAVKKLNANILYLCFSQHVNLDLLHPLHTLRNLMYLVSPKTENLGRSGPFEVSADLEDSMEFVDPSGAGETDESGDEHISDEETDLGTDWENLPSPRFCDIPSQPVEMLQSQSTQVSQPIASSSAGGMISSAAASVTSWFKAYTGHR from the exons ATGGCGTCTCCCAGGGGCGGCGGTTGGCCGGAGCCGGCTTGGCCGCGGGCGGGGGCCGCGGGCGAGGCGGAGGCCGGCGCCGAGGGCCTGTACGTGGCCGTGGAGCGCTGCCCGCTGTGCAACACCACCCGCCGCCGCCTCACCTGCGCCCGCTGCGTCCGCGGGGGCGACTTCGTCTTCTTCGACGGCCGCGACTCCGAGCG GTTTTTGGAAAAGAAGGAGAGATTAAAGCATCTTAAAAGCAAACAGAATGAATTCCAGTCCCA gTTGTTAAAGGCTATGGAGGGGAAATGGATATCTGACCAGCtg aGGTGGAAAATAATGTCTTGCAAGATGAGAATTGAGCAGTTGAAGCAAACAATTTGCAAAGAAAATGAGGAGATTGAAAGAA ATTCTGAGTGGCTGCTTAAAGTTAAGGATGAGAACCAGAAGCTTTACCGCAGGGCTCAGCGTCAtcaggagaagaaggagaagatcCAGAGGCACAACCGCAAGCTTGGAGACCTGGTGGAGAAGAGGAACTATGACTTGAGAAGCCAGCACGAGCACCTGGCTAACCTCCGTCGGTCACATGTCCTGGAACTAACCTCGGTCATCTTCCCTATTGAGGAAGTGAAGATTGGCATGAG AGACCCTGCAGATGTTTTCTCAGAGAGCGACAATGCCATGACTTCGAGCACTGTGAGCAAGCTTGCAGAAGCCAGGAGAACCACCTACCTGTCTGGGCGATGGGTGTGTGACGATCACAATGGAGACACCAGCATCAGCATTGCAGGGCCTTGGATTACCCTTCCCAACAATGGCGACTATTCGGCTTATTACAACTGGGTGGAAGAGAAAAAAACCACTCAAGGGCCGG ACATGGAGCACAACAACCCGGCTTACACCATCAGTGCTGCTTTGTGCTATGCAACACAACTTGTCAACATTTTGTCTCACATACTTGATGTAAACCTTCCCAAGAAGCTGTACAACAG TGAGTTCTGTGGGGAAAATCTCAGCAGGAAGAAATTCACGTGGGCAGTGAAAAAGCTGAATGCCAACATCCTTTACCTGTGCTTTTCTCAG CATGTAAACTTAGATCTCCTACACCCTCTGCATACCCTCAGGAACCTGATGTACCTGGTCAGCCCCAAGACAGAAAACTTGGGAAG GTCTGGGCCATTTGAAGTCAGTGCTGATCTAGAAGACTCCATGGAGTTTGTAGATCCCAGTGGTGCTGGCGAAACAGACGAGAGTGGAGATGAACACATCAGCGATGAAGAAACCGACCTGGGGACAGACTGGGAGAACCTGCCCAGCCCTCGGTTCTGTGACATCCCCTCCCAGCCTGTGGAGATGCTCCAGAGCCAGAGCACGCAGGTGTCGCAGCCAATCGCCAGCAGCAGCGCGGGGGGCATGATCTCCTCTGCAGCAGCCTCCGTCACTTCCTGGTTTAAGGCGTACACTGGACACCGCTAG
- the TBPL2 gene encoding TATA box-binding protein-like 2, producing MDEDFSLESYLDQCTSQDDLPITGLQAYAPMSPFATDLPISSALGALPSSQCDQNKDFSTSFSSVDLSFLPDNLGQDNEDGGDLRDQQSLQLEAQNSVLCFDGSGPFQQRDENATQSLPSATEGGPPMTPMTPMTPMTPASEGSGIVPQLQNIVATVNLACKLDLKNIALHARNAEYNPKRFAAVIMRIREPRTTALIFSSGKMVCTGAKSEEQSRLAARKYARVVQKLGFPAKFLDFKIQNMVGSCDVRFPIRLEGLVLTHQQFSSYEPELFPGLIYRMVKPRIVLLIFVSGKVVLTGAKDRSEIYEAFENIYPILKGFKKAS from the exons ATGGATGAGGACTTCTCTTTGGAAAGCTATTTAGACCAGTGTACAAGTCAG GATGACCTTCCAATAACCGGCCTGCAAGCATATGCTCCCATGAGCCCCTTTGCGACAGACTTGCCTATTTCCTCAGCCCTAGGTGCACTGCCTAGTTCTCAGTGTGATCAGAACAAAGACTTCTCCACCAGCTTTTCTTCGGTGGATCTCAGCTTCCTGCCTGACAATCTCGGCCAGGATAACGAAGATGGCGGTGATCTGAGAGACCAACAGAGCCTTCAGCTGGAAGCACAGAATAGTGTGTTGTGTTTTGACGGCAGTGGTCCATTCCAACAGAGGGATGAAAACGCAACACAGTCACTTCCAAGTGCGACCGAAGGCGGTCCACCCATGACACCGATGACTCCCATGACCCCGATGACCCCAGCCTCAGAAGGGTCTGGCATTGTTCCACAGTTGCA GAATATTGTGGCCACTGTAAACTTGGCTTGCAAACTGGACCTCAAAAATATTGCCCTTCATGCTAGGAATGCAGAATACAACCCAAAG AGATTTGCTGCTGTGATCATGAGAATCAGAGAACCAAGAACAACAGCCCTTATATTTAGTTCTGGCAAAATGGTCTGCACCGGAGCAAAAAG TGAAGAACAGTCCCGACTGGCAGCCAGGAAGTATGCTCGTGTGGTACAGAAACTCGGGTTCCCTGCCAAATTCCTGGACTTCAAAATACAAAACATGGTGGGCAGCTGTGACGTGAGGTTCCCCATCCGCCTGGAAGGCCTGGTTCTGActcaccagcaatttagcag CTACGAACCAGAGTTGTTTCCTGGACTCATTTACAGAATGGTCAAACCAAGGATTGTCTTGCTCATCTTTGTGTCAGGAAAAGTTGTACTAACTG GTGCCAAAGACCGTTCTGAAATATATGAAGCATTTGAAAACATCTATCCAATTCTGAAGGGCTTCAAGAAAGCTTCTTGA